The following coding sequences are from one Saprospiraceae bacterium window:
- a CDS encoding gliding motility-associated C-terminal domain-containing protein — protein MNSKINPNTSPVRLLSLIGCVLWIGVITKNLIHTASPSPSFSCSLRPLDSTQTCSIKDAVSAKTTLYSACSPSKITAQDSCPSGKETNIWYMGYSGLDWNQGRPDTISYFQYRVGEGHTSICDRDGNLLLYENGLELYNKNHFRMHWFWYGGSSVMTLLLPQPGNDSLYHLFQPETNSRTGKTEYLYHTVINILANGGKGLIKGSQRDRKILAYSGERITAARHCNGKDWWVIGQRATDEQYSVWLLTDQGLSAAPVWTGYSGVYHNDFGAVGTYGHIKVSHDGSTLAEVTGSHYIEIHQFDPATGVISNGMEVMDRSTNQEDIYFCEFSSDNSKLYVSGGDAVYQMDLSNRNQDSIRNSKTVIYLRGTFGVENFLAPIIGPDEKIYFEGGTAVFGPYLAVVHKPNEKGVACQFERKGLKMPYFSNFGSILFPSGMQFPYKAYIYGPLHSCPDTVLRFRLTDACAHEATQWTVLDGAELRSHQGDTIDVYFGQPGVYRIAASYPARCGFRTDTAWVTVSPCACDIEFRWTRLDTVVCKGQDASMIFESNATDYSIRGQKTGDTIHLKNLQRDSCFDITLHYPKYCDSIVTVCVRVEETCIDTCPSGKETNIWYMGYSGLDWNQGRPDTISYFQARLGEGHTSICDRNGNLLLYENGLELYNKNHFSMHWFWYGSSSVMTLLLPQPGNDSLYHLFQPETNDRTGRIEYLHHTVINVLANGGKGLIKGSQKDRKILAYSGERVTAARHCNGKDWWVIGQRATDEQYSVWLLTDQGLSAAPVWTGYSGVYHNDFGAVGTYGHIKVSHDGSTLAEVTGVHYIEIHQFDPATGIISNGVEVMDRSTNQEDVYWCEFSSDNSKLYVSGGDAVYQMDLSNRNQDSIRNSKTVIYLRGTFGVEEELAPIIGPDEKIYFEGGTAVFGPYLAVVHKPNEKGVACQFERKGLKMPYFSNFGSILFPSGMQFPYKAYIYGPLHSCPDTVLRFRLTDACAHEATQWTVLDGAELRSHQGDTIDVYFGQPGVYRIAASYPARCGFRTDTAWVTVSPCACDIEFQWTRLDTVVCKGQDASIIFESNATDFSIHGQKTGDTILLKNLQRDSCFDIKLHYPKYCDSIVTVCVRVALSWNTKTQHRLCAQDSIFVFDKWEKTSGVVSKLYQSVDGCDSLSTVEIKASKKDSTLFYHKICRGDTVFAFGKKWTETARVSELLQNSLDCPDSLVIHDIFVHELATPTQQKYFYCYGDTAFYQNNAYTKNEILTEKFQDQNGCDSMHSTEFIFYPKVEFTQEIIYKCSEDSILINGVYYRDSISLYSVLKNNNGCDSTHTTIVKNFPRLSTIMPTQYICANDSIYLAGAWRKTTGDFFEILNSNNGCDSTIFYSVSVLPTIPLQRNNYSLCAEDSIWISNRWIKNADTIRENFITNQGCDSTILHQVHLIPSIPKTIVQYSICHGDSVSVLGKYYYDSIQLVQHLSSALSACDSTIIHQVSLLPTPTRQIEFFICYGDSVIVEGVTINEEKSWTLRKKSNSTIYCDSIIEYAVYFYEDLYVDLPERIEITQGDSIFLKANYSDNVNQFHWISLEQLSCTDCPDPILKPKASGVYFLEVKDKNGCTDIDSIQVIVIPNNDPDWYIPNSFSPNGDGINDEWLPVPASSAEIISLSIFSRWGELIYHTQNPCKSWDGNYNNTPQLPGVYVYTFTYHNSQDKVVEISGDVSLVR, from the coding sequence ATGAATTCCAAGATTAATCCTAATACAAGTCCGGTCAGGCTCTTGAGTCTGATAGGCTGCGTCCTATGGATTGGGGTCATCACCAAGAATTTGATTCATACAGCAAGCCCTAGCCCTAGTTTTAGCTGTTCATTGCGACCTCTTGACAGTACACAGACTTGTAGTATAAAGGATGCTGTATCCGCTAAGACTACATTGTACTCTGCATGTTCACCTTCCAAAATCACTGCACAGGACAGTTGCCCCAGTGGCAAAGAGACGAATATCTGGTATATGGGCTATAGTGGCTTGGATTGGAATCAGGGCCGACCGGACACCATCAGTTATTTTCAGTATCGTGTAGGAGAAGGTCATACCAGCATCTGCGACCGAGATGGAAATCTCTTATTGTATGAGAATGGTTTAGAACTTTACAATAAAAATCACTTCAGAATGCATTGGTTCTGGTACGGTGGCTCAAGTGTCATGACCCTGCTCTTGCCCCAACCGGGCAATGACTCACTCTACCATTTGTTCCAACCGGAGACAAATTCTCGTACAGGCAAAACGGAGTATTTATACCATACGGTCATCAATATCTTGGCGAATGGGGGGAAGGGACTGATCAAGGGGAGTCAGAGAGACAGAAAGATACTCGCTTACAGTGGTGAGCGTATTACAGCCGCTCGACATTGCAATGGCAAGGACTGGTGGGTCATAGGACAGAGAGCCACAGACGAGCAGTACAGTGTATGGCTGCTCACCGATCAGGGCTTGTCCGCAGCTCCGGTTTGGACGGGATATTCGGGGGTCTATCACAATGATTTTGGAGCCGTGGGTACTTATGGACATATCAAGGTCTCTCACGACGGCTCCACATTAGCAGAAGTCACCGGAAGCCATTATATAGAGATACATCAATTTGATCCTGCCACCGGCGTCATCAGTAATGGGATGGAAGTCATGGATCGATCCACCAATCAAGAAGACATATACTTCTGCGAGTTTTCATCGGACAATAGCAAGCTGTATGTGAGTGGAGGAGACGCTGTCTATCAGATGGATCTGTCCAATAGGAATCAGGATAGCATTCGGAACAGTAAGACGGTGATTTATTTACGAGGCACATTCGGGGTTGAAAATTTTCTAGCTCCAATCATAGGACCCGATGAGAAGATCTATTTTGAAGGAGGCACAGCAGTATTTGGACCCTATCTCGCTGTCGTGCATAAGCCCAACGAGAAGGGTGTAGCCTGTCAGTTCGAACGCAAGGGACTGAAGATGCCTTATTTTAGTAATTTTGGATCGATACTATTTCCCTCAGGGATGCAGTTCCCCTACAAGGCGTATATCTATGGGCCTCTGCACAGCTGTCCAGATACTGTACTGAGATTCCGACTCACGGATGCCTGTGCTCATGAGGCGACGCAGTGGACTGTGCTTGATGGTGCAGAGCTGAGATCACATCAAGGGGATACGATAGATGTCTATTTCGGTCAGCCAGGAGTCTATCGCATCGCAGCGAGCTATCCTGCGCGCTGTGGCTTCCGCACCGATACAGCTTGGGTGACAGTGAGTCCATGCGCCTGTGATATCGAGTTCCGATGGACCAGACTAGATACAGTCGTCTGCAAGGGGCAAGATGCCTCCATGATCTTCGAGAGCAATGCCACAGACTATAGCATCCGTGGACAGAAGACAGGCGATACTATCCATCTCAAGAATCTACAGAGAGATAGCTGTTTCGATATCACACTGCACTACCCTAAGTATTGTGATAGTATCGTGACTGTGTGTGTGAGAGTGGAAGAGACCTGTATCGACACTTGCCCCAGTGGCAAAGAGACGAATATCTGGTATATGGGCTATAGTGGCTTGGATTGGAATCAAGGCAGACCAGATACTATCAGCTATTTTCAGGCAAGACTAGGAGAAGGACATACCAGTATTTGTGATAGAAATGGCAATCTCTTATTGTACGAGAATGGATTAGAACTCTATAATAAAAATCACTTTAGTATGCATTGGTTTTGGTATGGAAGCTCTAGTGTCATGACCCTGCTTCTTCCCCAACCGGGAAATGACTCTCTCTACCATTTGTTTCAACCAGAGACGAATGATCGCACTGGACGAATAGAGTATTTGCACCATACAGTCATCAATGTATTGGCGAATGGGGGGAAGGGACTGATCAAAGGGAGCCAGAAAGATAGAAAGATACTCGCCTATAGTGGTGAGCGCGTCACCGCCGCGCGACATTGTAATGGCAAGGACTGGTGGGTCATAGGACAGAGAGCCACAGATGAACAGTATAGTGTTTGGTTGCTCACAGATCAGGGCTTGTCCGCAGCGCCAGTATGGACAGGATATTCAGGTGTTTATCACAATGATTTTGGAGCCGTGGGCACTTATGGCCATATCAAGGTCTCACACGATGGCTCCACATTAGCAGAAGTCACAGGTGTGCATTATATAGAAATCCATCAGTTTGATCCTGCCACTGGGATCATCAGTAATGGTGTAGAGGTGATGGATCGATCTACAAATCAAGAAGATGTTTATTGGTGTGAGTTTTCATCGGACAATAGTAAGCTGTATGTCAGTGGAGGAGACGCTGTTTATCAGATGGATCTATCTAATAGGAATCAGGATAGCATTCGGAATAGTAAGACGGTGATATATTTACGAGGCACATTCGGAGTCGAAGAAGAATTAGCTCCAATCATAGGGCCAGATGAAAAGATCTATTTTGAAGGAGGCACAGCAGTATTTGGACCTTATCTCGCTGTCGTGCATAAGCCCAACGAGAAGGGTGTGGCCTGCCAGTTCGAGCGCAAGGGACTGAAGATGCCTTATTTTAGTAATTTTGGATCGATACTATTTCCCTCAGGGATGCAGTTCCCCTACAAGGCTTATATCTATGGGCCTCTGCACAGCTGTCCAGATACTGTACTGAGATTCCGACTCACGGATGCCTGTGCTCATGAGGCGACGCAGTGGACTGTGCTTGATGGTGCAGAGCTGAGATCACATCAAGGGGATACGATAGATGTCTATTTCGGTCAGCCGGGAGTCTATCGGATCGCAGCGAGCTATCCTGCGCGCTGTGGCTTCCGCACCGATACAGCTTGGGTCACAGTGAGTCCTTGCGCCTGTGATATAGAGTTTCAGTGGACAAGACTAGATACAGTCGTCTGCAAAGGGCAAGATGCCTCCATTATCTTCGAGAGCAATGCCACAGACTTTAGCATCCATGGACAGAAGACGGGCGATACCATCCTTCTCAAGAATCTACAGAGAGATAGCTGTTTCGATATCAAGCTGCATTACCCTAAGTATTGTGATAGTATCGTGACTGTGTGTGTGAGAGTGGCTCTATCATGGAATACCAAAACACAGCATAGACTTTGTGCTCAAGATAGTATATTCGTCTTTGACAAATGGGAAAAAACATCTGGAGTCGTGAGCAAATTATATCAATCTGTGGATGGCTGTGACTCATTGTCCACAGTAGAAATCAAAGCCTCAAAAAAAGATAGTACTCTATTCTATCATAAGATATGTAGAGGTGATACGGTATTTGCATTTGGAAAAAAATGGACAGAAACTGCTAGAGTATCTGAGCTATTGCAGAATAGTTTGGATTGTCCTGATTCATTGGTCATTCATGATATTTTTGTTCATGAACTGGCTACCCCAACACAACAAAAATATTTCTACTGCTATGGTGATACCGCATTTTATCAAAATAATGCCTACACCAAGAATGAGATTCTTACAGAGAAATTTCAGGATCAAAATGGATGTGACTCTATGCATAGTACAGAATTTATTTTCTATCCCAAAGTGGAGTTTACACAAGAGATTATTTATAAGTGTAGTGAGGATTCTATTTTGATTAATGGCGTTTATTATAGAGACAGTATCAGTTTGTATTCAGTACTAAAAAACAATAATGGCTGCGACTCTACTCATACAACCATTGTTAAAAATTTTCCTCGACTATCGACCATTATGCCTACACAATACATCTGTGCAAATGATTCCATTTATCTAGCGGGAGCATGGCGAAAAACAACTGGAGATTTTTTTGAAATTCTGAATAGCAACAATGGATGTGATAGCACTATTTTTTATTCAGTCTCAGTATTGCCCACTATTCCTTTACAACGAAATAATTATTCACTCTGTGCAGAAGACTCTATCTGGATCAGCAACCGTTGGATAAAAAATGCAGATACGATCAGAGAAAATTTTATCACAAATCAAGGCTGCGACTCGACGATACTACATCAAGTCCATCTGATTCCTAGTATTCCTAAAACCATTGTGCAGTATTCTATTTGTCATGGTGATAGTGTAAGTGTTTTAGGAAAATATTATTACGACTCTATCCAATTAGTTCAGCATTTATCTTCTGCTTTATCAGCATGTGATTCTACTATCATACATCAAGTATCCTTACTTCCCACACCGACGAGACAGATAGAATTTTTTATTTGTTATGGAGATTCGGTAATAGTAGAAGGCGTGACGATCAATGAAGAGAAAAGTTGGACACTTCGCAAAAAATCTAATTCAACTATCTATTGCGATAGTATTATAGAATATGCGGTTTACTTTTATGAAGATCTATATGTGGATCTACCTGAACGGATCGAGATCACACAAGGCGATAGTATATTTCTCAAAGCGAATTATTCAGATAATGTAAATCAATTTCATTGGATATCATTGGAACAACTAAGCTGTACAGATTGTCCAGATCCAATATTAAAACCAAAAGCAAGTGGCGTTTATTTTCTTGAAGTAAAAGATAAAAATGGATGTACAGACATAGATAGTATTCAAGTTATCGTCATTCCCAATAATGATCCCGATTGGTATATTCCGAATAGCTTTTCTCCCAATGGAGATGGCATAAATGATGAATGGCTACCGGTCCCAGCATCTTCAGCTGAAATAATTTCTTTATCCATATTTTCGCGCTGGGGCGAACTCATTTACCATACACAGAATCCATGCAAATCATGGGATGGAAATTATAATAATACCCCACAACTTCCAGGCGTTTATGTCTATACGTTTACCTATCACAACAGTCAAGATAAAGTTGTAGAAATATCCGGGGATGTTAGTTTGGTTAGATAA
- a CDS encoding transposase, with translation MDQANFLELYKMRWQIECMFKNLESSGFDIEATHLAKHKRLKALFSVLRTAFVWVMKLADKMAQGIKQIRY, from the coding sequence GTGGATCAAGCTAATTTTTTAGAATTGTATAAAATGAGATGGCAAATCGAATGTATGTTCAAAAATTTGGAAAGTTCCGGATTTGATATTGAAGCTACACATTTAGCAAAGCACAAAAGACTTAAAGCTTTATTTTCAGTTTTACGTACAGCATTTGTATGGGTTATGAAGCTTGCAGATAAAATGGCACAGGGGATAAAACAAATAAGATATTAA
- a CDS encoding sigma-70 family RNA polymerase sigma factor produces MQTNEFTYWSSLRAGDAAALQALYNIYYKVLINYGMRMSSNLEITEDSIQDLFIDLWKMKSNLGETDSVRNYIISSFRRKLIRNIKKLSPYNELDESGAESADSQPGFMDEMIIQETDEQNSQKLQEAMKKLSNRQREAIYLRFSEGMEYEQICEVMDLKYQSVRNLVSTAIVKLKEIIVFCLIFFLKI; encoded by the coding sequence TTGCAAACTAACGAATTCACATATTGGTCTTCTCTTCGTGCCGGTGATGCCGCTGCCTTACAAGCCTTGTACAATATATATTATAAGGTATTGATCAATTATGGTATGCGTATGAGTTCAAATCTGGAAATCACTGAAGATAGTATCCAGGATTTATTTATAGATCTATGGAAAATGAAATCCAATCTGGGCGAAACGGATTCTGTTCGAAATTATATTATAAGCTCATTCAGGAGGAAACTGATCCGAAATATTAAAAAACTCAGTCCTTATAATGAATTGGACGAATCAGGCGCAGAGTCTGCTGATAGCCAGCCCGGATTTATGGATGAAATGATCATTCAAGAAACGGATGAACAGAATTCTCAAAAATTGCAAGAAGCAATGAAAAAGCTGAGCAACAGACAAAGAGAAGCCATCTACTTGAGATTTTCAGAAGGAATGGAGTATGAGCAAATTTGCGAAGTTATGGACCTCAAATACCAGTCAGTAAGGAATCTGGTTTCTACAGCAATTGTAAAGCTCAAAGAAATTATTGTGTTTTGTTTGATCTTTTTTTTAAAAATATGA
- a CDS encoding FecR family protein — MKESYSSYQVEQFLEDPDFVSWVMSGQPYSKKWSDFSIQYPEANFNYISAIRLCKALQYKSLEASSPDHKDILWDKIQSAIAVEPERKKIHLSRIMTWIGSAAASLLLVYFLFFFNKTNLIDVTTEVAQTSTHLLPDGSSVKLNAKSQVNYDAASFLKNRRIQLIGEAFFEVTKGSKFTVETSQGEVEVLGTSFNIYSRSDWMEVTCFTGKVAVTYKNNNSRFILTPGQKVNNKDISAAVQKTEIDNAKLWTSGYFYYNQVPLQHILDELQRQYQISDVQIADSLRQIPYTGYFHKANLQQAIHSICLPLRLEGHMEGNTLMLKKLQ; from the coding sequence ATGAAAGAGTCATATTCATCATATCAAGTCGAACAGTTTCTGGAAGATCCGGACTTTGTCAGCTGGGTGATGTCAGGGCAGCCTTACTCGAAGAAATGGTCTGATTTCTCAATCCAATATCCTGAAGCGAATTTCAATTATATTTCTGCTATTCGGCTTTGTAAAGCATTGCAGTATAAATCTCTGGAAGCGAGTTCTCCTGATCATAAAGATATTCTGTGGGACAAGATTCAGTCAGCTATAGCTGTCGAACCCGAACGCAAGAAAATTCACCTGTCAAGAATCATGACGTGGATTGGCAGCGCAGCAGCCAGTTTACTGTTGGTTTATTTTCTTTTCTTTTTCAATAAAACGAATTTGATCGATGTCACCACGGAGGTAGCCCAAACCAGCACACATCTACTTCCCGATGGCTCGAGTGTCAAGTTAAATGCAAAAAGCCAGGTCAATTATGATGCCGCAAGTTTCTTGAAGAATAGACGCATCCAACTCATCGGAGAAGCTTTTTTCGAAGTAACCAAAGGCAGTAAATTTACTGTGGAAACCAGTCAGGGAGAAGTTGAAGTTTTAGGGACTTCATTTAACATCTACAGCAGAAGTGATTGGATGGAAGTGACATGTTTTACAGGTAAAGTAGCTGTGACTTACAAAAACAATAACAGCAGGTTTATACTCACTCCAGGGCAAAAAGTCAACAATAAAGATATTTCAGCTGCAGTACAAAAAACAGAGATTGACAATGCAAAACTGTGGACTTCAGGGTATTTCTACTATAACCAGGTTCCGCTTCAACATATTTTGGATGAATTGCAAAGACAATATCAGATTTCTGACGTTCAAATCGCAGATTCACTTAGACAAATACCTTACACCGGTTATTTCCATAAAGCTAACCTCCAGCAAGCTATTCACTCAATTTGTTTACCTTTACGTCTAGAAGGACATATGGAAGGAAACACATTGATGTTGAAAAAGCTACAATGA